The following proteins come from a genomic window of Ornithinimicrobium cryptoxanthini:
- a CDS encoding 3-oxoacyl-ACP synthase III: protein MNGNTIFRHHDTAVLSVTAIDAPVVVTSDQFDERLAETYRRTGMRPGMLAKLAGIHERRWWPEGTSFVDGAIEAGAKAIAEAGVDPARIGLMINTSVCREHLEPSIAVRVHAELGLPTNCLNFDLTNACLGFVNGMQLAATMIDAGQIDYALIVDGEGSRPAQERTLERLTGPDTTAEDLQNEFATLTLGSGAAAMVLGRASEHPEGHRVVGGASRAATQHHELCVGDYEKMSTDTKGLLIAGMQLAGDLWEDARGEFDWSDMDCYVVHQVSQVHTGRTAKVLGLPADRIPLTFPTFGNIGPAAVAVTLAKQVEHLTPGDRVLMMGIGSGLNMTCMELAW, encoded by the coding sequence ATGAACGGCAACACCATCTTCCGGCACCACGACACCGCTGTGCTCTCTGTCACGGCTATCGACGCTCCCGTCGTCGTGACCTCGGACCAGTTCGACGAGCGGCTGGCGGAGACCTACCGCCGCACCGGCATGCGGCCGGGGATGCTCGCCAAGCTCGCCGGGATCCACGAACGGCGCTGGTGGCCCGAGGGGACCAGCTTTGTCGACGGCGCCATCGAGGCGGGGGCCAAGGCGATCGCGGAGGCCGGGGTCGACCCGGCCCGCATCGGCCTGATGATCAACACCTCCGTATGCCGTGAGCACCTGGAGCCCTCCATCGCCGTGCGGGTGCACGCCGAGCTCGGGCTGCCCACCAACTGTCTCAACTTCGACCTGACCAACGCCTGCCTCGGCTTCGTCAACGGCATGCAGCTGGCGGCCACCATGATCGACGCGGGGCAGATCGACTACGCCCTGATCGTGGACGGCGAAGGATCGCGCCCCGCCCAGGAGCGCACCCTGGAGCGGCTGACCGGACCCGACACCACCGCCGAGGACCTGCAGAACGAGTTCGCCACGCTGACGCTGGGCTCGGGTGCGGCCGCCATGGTCCTGGGCCGGGCCAGCGAGCACCCCGAGGGCCACCGCGTCGTGGGCGGCGCCTCCCGTGCGGCGACCCAGCACCACGAGCTGTGCGTCGGCGACTACGAAAAGATGAGCACCGACACCAAGGGCCTCCTGATCGCCGGCATGCAGCTGGCCGGTGACCTCTGGGAGGACGCCCGTGGGGAGTTCGACTGGTCGGACATGGACTGCTATGTCGTGCACCAGGTCTCGCAGGTCCACACCGGCCGCACGGCCAAGGTGCTCGGGCTGCCGGCCGACCGCATCCCGCTGACCTTCCCCACCTTCGGCAACATCGGCCCCGCCGCCGTCGCCGTCACGCTCGCCAAGCAGGTCGAGCACCTCACCCCCGGCGACCGGGTGCTGATGATGGGCATCGGCTCGGGGCTGAACATGACCTGCATGGAACTAGCCTGGTGA
- a CDS encoding alpha/beta fold hydrolase translates to MTAGAPQAAESPLPAESPLPAGLPGVDRTWSRTVLAADADGIERRWHVLDNGPALAASGVPVEQTLLCVHGNPTWSYLWRRVLEAAPPGWRVVAVDQLGMGYSERTEAPRTLAQRVEDLGRLTEALGIDGPVATLAHDWGGPISLGWALAHREQLTHVVLTNTAVHQPKGSPLPAAIAAVRTPPLLDLVCRQTPGFVWATTATCRPALPAPVRAAFAAPYRSRDRRVAVGDFVADIPTSATHPSHPTLTAIAESLGGLAEVPVLMVWGLADPVFSGRYLTDLQRRLPHADVHTYPRASHLVLEDRPEGVALIWDWLTRPRTTVTSAPAPTVPIRIDTSSPEATAIVELTGAGGHITFGALAERVEGLARGLHLRGVRRGQRVALLVRPGVDLTTVLYAVWRLGAVAVVADAGLGRRRLAAALRGAAPDHVIGFPAARALVVAANVPGQWIRLGPEDVTTLIADGCGHTVDPAELISATADLDHDGAVLFTSGATGPPKGVVYTRRQVGTQVGLLRDTFGLHPGERFVAAFAPFALYGPALGLGSAVPDMDVTAPDTLTASALADAVEAVEATVVFASPAALENVVATAGDLSAHQLEALQGPRLVLSAGAPVPLALLRRLQELLPAAATHTPYGMTEALPVATLDPTTLDPADPVDREGGVCVGAPLPGVTVRVAPLSPDGGAGDELSSAAGQFGEIVVRAPHVKDRYDRLWGTQRASERPSGWHRTGDVGHLDARGRLWVEGRLSHVVRTAQGPVAPYPVEQLIESVPGVRRAAVVGVGPVGTQQVVAVVVPEGLAGHSGPGRSGPGRLLEAVTQRVRQGDTSVPPEIAQQVREVAGVPVAAVLRRDWLPVDIRHAAKVDRTEMARWATGLLHGSRAAREQFRYHPKAPSRRSR, encoded by the coding sequence GTGACGGCAGGGGCACCGCAGGCTGCGGAGTCACCGCTGCCCGCGGAGTCGCCACTGCCTGCGGGGCTGCCAGGGGTCGACCGCACCTGGTCGCGCACCGTGCTCGCTGCGGACGCCGACGGGATCGAGCGCCGTTGGCACGTGCTGGACAACGGTCCAGCGCTGGCGGCGTCCGGCGTCCCGGTCGAGCAAACCCTCCTGTGCGTCCACGGCAACCCGACCTGGTCCTATCTGTGGCGACGCGTGCTCGAGGCGGCACCGCCGGGATGGCGCGTGGTCGCCGTCGACCAGCTGGGCATGGGCTACTCGGAGCGCACCGAGGCACCGCGCACCCTGGCGCAACGGGTCGAGGACCTGGGACGGCTGACCGAGGCCCTCGGCATCGACGGCCCCGTGGCCACCCTCGCCCACGACTGGGGAGGCCCGATCAGCCTCGGTTGGGCCCTCGCCCACCGCGAGCAGCTGACCCACGTGGTCCTGACCAACACCGCCGTGCACCAGCCCAAGGGCTCCCCGCTGCCGGCCGCCATCGCCGCGGTCCGCACACCACCGCTGCTCGACCTCGTGTGCCGTCAGACGCCGGGCTTCGTCTGGGCGACCACCGCCACCTGTCGCCCCGCGCTGCCGGCACCGGTCCGCGCGGCGTTCGCGGCGCCATACCGCAGCAGGGACCGTCGCGTCGCCGTCGGTGACTTCGTGGCCGACATCCCCACCAGCGCCACGCACCCCAGCCATCCGACGCTGACCGCCATCGCCGAGAGTCTCGGCGGGCTCGCCGAGGTGCCGGTGCTGATGGTCTGGGGCCTGGCCGACCCCGTCTTCTCCGGGCGCTACCTGACCGATCTGCAGCGTCGTCTGCCGCACGCGGACGTGCACACCTATCCGAGGGCCAGTCACCTGGTGCTCGAGGACCGACCCGAGGGCGTCGCGCTGATCTGGGACTGGCTGACCCGCCCCAGGACCACGGTGACTTCCGCCCCTGCTCCCACGGTGCCGATCCGCATCGACACCTCCTCACCCGAGGCCACCGCGATCGTCGAGCTCACCGGCGCCGGCGGACACATCACCTTCGGTGCGCTTGCCGAGCGGGTCGAGGGCCTGGCCCGCGGCCTCCACCTGCGCGGCGTGCGCCGCGGCCAGCGCGTCGCTCTGCTGGTGCGCCCCGGCGTCGACCTGACGACCGTGCTGTATGCCGTGTGGCGACTGGGCGCCGTGGCTGTCGTGGCCGACGCCGGGCTGGGCCGCCGCCGGCTGGCCGCCGCGCTGCGCGGTGCCGCCCCCGACCACGTCATCGGCTTCCCCGCAGCCCGCGCCCTCGTCGTGGCGGCGAACGTGCCGGGCCAGTGGATCCGCCTGGGCCCCGAGGACGTCACCACCCTGATCGCCGACGGGTGCGGACACACGGTTGACCCTGCTGAACTCATTAGTGCCACAGCCGACCTCGACCACGACGGGGCGGTCCTGTTCACCTCGGGTGCGACCGGACCGCCCAAGGGTGTGGTCTACACCCGCCGCCAGGTCGGGACCCAGGTGGGCCTGCTGCGCGACACCTTCGGGCTGCACCCCGGAGAGCGGTTCGTCGCGGCGTTCGCACCGTTCGCGCTCTATGGCCCGGCGCTCGGGCTCGGCTCTGCCGTGCCGGACATGGACGTCACGGCGCCGGACACCCTGACCGCTAGTGCGCTCGCCGACGCCGTGGAGGCAGTGGAGGCCACCGTGGTGTTCGCCTCGCCCGCGGCGCTGGAGAACGTGGTGGCGACCGCCGGCGACCTCTCGGCCCACCAGCTGGAGGCACTGCAAGGCCCACGCCTGGTCCTCTCGGCGGGGGCGCCGGTGCCGCTCGCGCTGTTGCGCCGGCTCCAGGAGCTGCTGCCGGCGGCTGCCACACACACGCCCTATGGCATGACCGAGGCACTGCCGGTCGCCACGCTCGACCCGACCACCCTCGACCCGGCAGACCCCGTCGACCGCGAGGGTGGGGTGTGTGTCGGGGCGCCGCTGCCCGGCGTCACGGTGCGGGTGGCACCACTGTCGCCAGACGGTGGCGCGGGCGACGAGCTGTCCTCTGCGGCAGGGCAGTTCGGCGAGATCGTGGTCCGTGCGCCTCATGTGAAGGATCGCTACGACCGGCTCTGGGGCACGCAGCGGGCCAGCGAGCGCCCGAGCGGCTGGCACCGGACCGGTGACGTCGGTCATCTTGATGCCCGTGGCAGGTTGTGGGTCGAGGGTCGGCTCAGCCATGTGGTGCGGACGGCGCAGGGCCCGGTCGCTCCCTATCCCGTGGAGCAGCTGATCGAGTCCGTCCCGGGTGTCCGGCGGGCGGCTGTCGTCGGAGTCGGCCCCGTCGGCACCCAGCAGGTGGTCGCCGTCGTCGTGCCGGAGGGGCTAGCTGGACACAGCGGCCCCGGGCGCAGCGGTCCCGGACGTCTCCTGGAGGCGGTCACACAGCGCGTCCGCCAGGGCGACACCAGCGTCCCGCCCGAGATCGCCCAACAGGTGCGCGAGGTCGCCGGGGTCCCCGTTGCGGCGGTGCTCCGCCGTGACTGGCTCCCGGTCGACATCAGGCACGCGGCCAAGGTGGACCGCACCGAGATGGCCCGATGGGCCACCGGGCTGCTGCACGGGTCACGGGCGGCCCGCGAGCAGTTCCGCTACCATCCCAAGGCCCCGAGCCGACGGAGCCGCTGA
- a CDS encoding NAD-dependent epimerase/dehydratase family protein codes for MRVLVTGASGMLGRAVADHLSARGDLVTVLQRRPSSSPHREVLGDVADPVAVAQATQGQDAVIHLAAKVDVVGPWEDYARTNITGTRTVVDAARTAGVTRFVQVSSPSVAHAGASLAGVGAGPADPAHARGNYARSKAAAEVIALDADGPELAVTAVRPHLVWGPGDTQLIGRILERARAGRLPIVGRGTSLVDTTYVTNAVDAIVAALDRIDVAHGQALVVTNGEPRPIGELIGDICRAGGAPAPRWHVPARLAWALGAAVEGAMVVSHAVPGVPTITEPPLTRFLAEQLSTAHWFDQRHTHAVLDWTPRVSLAEGLRLLAAGTPAGQ; via the coding sequence ATGCGCGTGCTGGTCACGGGCGCGAGCGGCATGCTGGGGCGGGCCGTCGCAGACCACCTGTCCGCCCGCGGCGACCTGGTGACCGTGCTGCAGCGTCGACCGTCCAGCAGCCCGCACCGCGAGGTGCTCGGGGATGTCGCCGACCCGGTCGCCGTCGCCCAGGCAACACAGGGGCAGGACGCGGTCATCCACCTCGCGGCCAAGGTCGATGTGGTCGGGCCGTGGGAGGACTACGCGCGCACCAACATCACCGGCACCCGCACCGTGGTCGATGCCGCTCGCACTGCCGGGGTCACCCGCTTCGTGCAGGTCTCCTCGCCCTCGGTGGCACACGCCGGTGCGTCGCTCGCGGGGGTGGGCGCAGGGCCGGCAGACCCGGCGCACGCCCGCGGCAACTATGCCCGCAGCAAGGCCGCGGCCGAGGTCATCGCCCTGGACGCGGACGGACCTGAGCTGGCGGTGACCGCCGTCCGCCCGCACCTGGTCTGGGGTCCCGGCGACACCCAGCTCATCGGGCGCATCCTGGAGCGGGCCCGCGCGGGCCGGCTGCCGATCGTCGGTCGCGGGACGAGCCTGGTCGACACCACCTATGTCACCAACGCGGTGGACGCGATCGTCGCTGCCCTGGACCGGATCGACGTGGCGCACGGGCAGGCACTGGTCGTCACCAACGGTGAGCCGCGCCCCATCGGTGAGCTGATCGGCGACATCTGCCGCGCGGGAGGCGCCCCGGCCCCTCGTTGGCACGTCCCGGCGCGTCTGGCGTGGGCGCTCGGTGCAGCGGTCGAGGGCGCCATGGTCGTCTCGCACGCTGTGCCGGGGGTGCCGACCATCACCGAGCCTCCCCTGACCCGCTTCCTGGCCGAGCAGCTGTCCACCGCCCACTGGTTCGACCAGCGGCACACCCATGCCGTGCTGGACTGGACGCCGAGGGTCAGCCTCGCCGAGGGTCTGCGACTCCTTGCTGCAGGGACACCGGCGGGCCAGTAG
- a CDS encoding SGNH/GDSL hydrolase family protein, with protein sequence MSRASRARRIAAAAAYGGGGVAAAGLAGWALLQAEVLLARRIIGDGPGTPRHDEGTYGAGTGQAHRILVLGDSTGAGVGASHRRETIGAIVATGVAALSGHPVDLCNVARSGATSPQLLGQLERGLQTMPEPDVALIMIGANDVKERLERTASVRALSETVAQLVAAGAEVVVGTCPDLGTVRTIPQPLRALVQRWSRDLAAAQTVAVVEAGGRTVSLGDLLGPSFRESPELMFSPDGLHPSSAGYARAAAALLPSVVDGLGLRTLDTDRSPDHRRGERVEPLPEAAQRAVLDPGSEVSATHVDGHSRGERGRWAQLLRRHRGPDPRDADDNTDDNAADDPVVHHVEAGDAGGDFAPSGTTGGGAPTH encoded by the coding sequence ATGAGCAGGGCATCGCGGGCACGCCGCATCGCGGCCGCGGCGGCCTATGGCGGCGGCGGGGTCGCTGCCGCTGGCCTGGCCGGGTGGGCGCTGCTGCAGGCCGAGGTGCTGCTCGCCAGACGCATCATCGGTGACGGTCCTGGGACTCCTCGGCACGACGAGGGGACGTATGGCGCGGGGACGGGCCAGGCGCACCGGATCCTCGTGCTCGGCGACAGCACTGGGGCCGGCGTGGGCGCCAGCCACCGACGGGAGACCATCGGGGCCATCGTCGCGACCGGGGTCGCGGCACTGAGCGGCCACCCGGTGGACCTGTGCAACGTGGCCCGCAGCGGCGCCACCTCGCCACAGCTCCTCGGTCAGCTGGAGCGCGGTCTGCAGACCATGCCCGAGCCGGACGTGGCTCTCATCATGATCGGCGCCAACGACGTCAAGGAGCGGCTGGAGCGCACCGCCTCCGTGCGCGCCCTCAGCGAGACGGTGGCGCAGCTGGTGGCAGCCGGCGCCGAGGTGGTCGTCGGCACGTGTCCCGACCTGGGGACGGTCCGGACCATCCCCCAGCCGTTGCGTGCCCTGGTGCAGCGCTGGAGCCGCGACCTGGCCGCCGCCCAGACCGTCGCCGTCGTCGAGGCGGGAGGCCGCACAGTGTCCCTGGGTGACCTGCTCGGCCCCTCCTTCCGGGAGTCCCCGGAGCTGATGTTCAGCCCGGACGGGCTGCACCCGTCCTCTGCGGGCTACGCCCGGGCCGCCGCTGCGCTGCTGCCCAGCGTCGTGGACGGCCTCGGCCTGCGCACCCTCGACACCGACCGCAGCCCGGACCACCGCCGCGGCGAGCGGGTCGAGCCGCTGCCCGAGGCCGCGCAGCGCGCCGTCCTCGACCCCGGCAGCGAGGTCAGCGCGACGCATGTCGACGGGCACAGCCGGGGCGAGCGTGGCCGGTGGGCGCAGCTCCTGCGCCGGCACCGGGGTCCCGACCCACGGGACGCGGACGACAACACGGACGACAACGCAGCGGACGACCCGGTGGTCCACCACGTCGAGGCCGGCGACGCTGGTGGCGACTTCGCCCCCAGCGGCACCACCGGTGGTGGCGCGCCAACGCACTGA
- the nhaA gene encoding Na+/H+ antiporter NhaA: protein MSRTPDPSSARRRTLGRASYAEVVRIGTLLRKETVGGMLLVGAALIAIVWANSPFADTYFSIRDTEVGYAPWHLRLSLGSWAADGLLAMFFFLVGLELKREVIVGDLRQWDRAIVPVAAAFGGVVVPALIYAAINWSNPEALRGWAIPTATDIAFAVAVLAIIGSRLPPALRIFLLTLAVVDDLIAILIIALIYSSGIDVTMLLWSLVPLVAYALLARRQRTLFRHRQLSWWLLLLPVGAVFWALIHASGIHATIAGVVLGFTVPARLRADRGERPGEEQHALAEIFEHRMRVLSAGFAVPVFAFFSAGVAVGGLEGLTSALSATVTIGIVTGLVVGKIIGITSTTWLVTRVTRSSLDPSLRWIDIVGVAALAGIGFTVSLLVAELSFGVGTELGDHAKVGIFVASLIAAVVGSIILTARNRHYAALAAEEQVDSDADGIPDVYEPKTDRG from the coding sequence TTGTCCCGCACACCAGACCCGTCATCCGCCCGGCGCCGCACGCTCGGCCGGGCCAGCTACGCCGAGGTCGTCCGCATCGGAACCCTCCTGCGCAAGGAGACGGTCGGCGGCATGCTGCTCGTGGGGGCGGCCCTCATCGCGATCGTCTGGGCCAACTCACCGTTTGCCGACACCTATTTTTCGATCCGGGACACGGAGGTCGGCTATGCGCCGTGGCACCTGAGGCTGAGCCTGGGCTCGTGGGCCGCCGACGGGCTGCTGGCGATGTTCTTCTTCCTGGTGGGACTCGAGCTCAAACGTGAGGTGATCGTCGGCGACCTGCGCCAGTGGGACCGCGCGATCGTGCCGGTGGCCGCGGCCTTTGGCGGTGTGGTCGTGCCAGCCCTGATCTATGCCGCCATCAACTGGAGCAACCCCGAGGCGTTGCGGGGCTGGGCCATCCCGACAGCGACCGACATCGCATTTGCCGTCGCGGTGCTCGCCATCATCGGCTCGCGTCTGCCTCCCGCGCTGCGGATCTTCCTGCTGACGCTGGCCGTCGTGGACGACCTCATCGCGATCCTGATCATCGCACTCATCTATTCCTCCGGCATCGATGTCACGATGCTCCTCTGGTCCCTGGTGCCGTTGGTGGCCTATGCCCTGCTCGCCCGGCGTCAACGCACGCTTTTCCGCCATCGGCAGCTGTCGTGGTGGCTGTTGCTCCTGCCGGTCGGCGCCGTCTTCTGGGCGCTGATCCACGCCTCCGGCATCCACGCAACGATCGCCGGCGTCGTCCTCGGCTTCACCGTCCCAGCCAGGCTGCGCGCGGACCGGGGAGAGCGACCAGGAGAGGAGCAGCACGCCCTGGCTGAGATCTTCGAGCACCGGATGCGGGTGCTGTCCGCCGGCTTTGCCGTGCCGGTCTTTGCGTTCTTCTCCGCCGGGGTCGCCGTGGGGGGCCTCGAGGGACTGACGTCGGCCCTCAGCGCGACGGTCACGATCGGGATCGTCACCGGCCTTGTCGTCGGCAAGATCATCGGCATCACCAGCACGACCTGGCTGGTCACCCGCGTCACCCGGTCCAGTCTCGATCCGTCGCTGCGCTGGATCGACATCGTGGGTGTCGCCGCTCTGGCCGGGATCGGCTTCACGGTGTCCCTGCTCGTCGCGGAGCTGAGCTTCGGGGTGGGCACCGAGCTGGGCGACCACGCCAAGGTCGGCATCTTCGTCGCCTCCCTCATCGCGGCGGTGGTCGGATCGATCATCCTGACCGCGCGCAACCGGCATTACGCGGCGCTCGCCGCCGAGGAGCAGGTTGACAGCGACGCCGACGGCATCCCGGACGTCTATGAGCCGAAGACCGACCGCGGCTAG
- a CDS encoding acetyl-CoA C-acetyltransferase — protein sequence MPEAVIVAAARTPIGRAFKGSLTTVRPDDLATGVIRAALDQVPDLDATTIDDLYLGCAEPWGEHGSNMARVVSVLLGMDGLPGATINRFCASSVQTTRMAFHAIKAGEGDVFISAGVEAVSRYADFSGAGGSKAEWQNPKFADSAARSARIAETNATWTDPRAEGLLPDIYLAMGQTAENVATARGISRERQDEWGVTSQNRAEAAINAGVFEREIAPVTLADGTVVAKDDGPRAGVTLEKVSSLQPVFREDGTITAGNCCALNDGAAALVVMSDTRAKELGLTPLARVVSTGVSALSPEIMGLGPVEASQQALARAGMTIGDMDLYEINEAFAAQVLPSADDLGMDFDKLNVHGGAIALGHPFGSTGARISTTMINALRTRDGQFGLETMCVGGGQGMAIILERLS from the coding sequence ATGCCCGAGGCAGTCATCGTCGCCGCAGCCCGAACCCCGATCGGGCGTGCGTTCAAGGGCTCCCTGACCACCGTCCGACCCGACGACCTGGCCACCGGTGTCATCCGCGCCGCACTCGACCAGGTCCCCGACCTGGACGCGACCACCATCGACGACCTCTATCTCGGCTGCGCCGAGCCCTGGGGCGAGCACGGCAGCAACATGGCCCGCGTCGTGTCGGTGCTGCTGGGCATGGACGGGCTGCCTGGCGCCACTATCAACCGCTTCTGCGCCTCTTCCGTGCAGACCACCAGGATGGCCTTCCACGCCATCAAAGCCGGTGAGGGCGACGTCTTCATCAGCGCCGGCGTCGAGGCGGTCTCTCGCTATGCCGACTTCTCCGGCGCCGGTGGCAGCAAGGCAGAGTGGCAGAACCCGAAGTTCGCGGACTCCGCCGCCCGCAGCGCCCGGATCGCCGAGACCAACGCCACGTGGACCGACCCGCGTGCCGAGGGGCTGCTGCCCGACATCTATCTGGCCATGGGACAGACGGCCGAGAACGTCGCGACCGCCCGAGGCATCTCGCGCGAGCGCCAGGACGAGTGGGGTGTCACCAGCCAGAACCGCGCCGAGGCCGCCATCAACGCGGGGGTCTTCGAGCGGGAGATCGCCCCCGTCACCCTCGCGGACGGCACTGTCGTGGCCAAGGACGACGGCCCCCGCGCGGGCGTCACGCTCGAGAAGGTCTCTTCGCTGCAGCCGGTCTTCCGCGAGGACGGCACCATCACGGCAGGCAACTGCTGCGCGCTCAACGACGGGGCCGCCGCCCTGGTCGTCATGAGCGACACCCGGGCCAAGGAGCTCGGCCTGACGCCGCTGGCGCGGGTCGTGTCGACCGGAGTGTCCGCCCTGTCCCCCGAGATCATGGGCCTGGGCCCGGTCGAGGCCTCCCAGCAGGCGCTGGCCCGCGCTGGCATGACGATCGGCGACATGGACCTCTATGAGATCAACGAAGCCTTCGCCGCCCAGGTGCTGCCCAGCGCCGACGACCTCGGCATGGACTTCGACAAGCTCAACGTCCACGGTGGCGCGATCGCCCTGGGTCACCCGTTCGGCTCCACCGGTGCCCGCATCAGCACGACCATGATCAACGCCCTGCGCACCCGGGACGGCCAGTTCGGGCTGGAGACGATGTGCGTCGGCGGCGGCCAGGGCATGGCGATCATCCTCGAGCGCCTCAGCTGA